A DNA window from Anastrepha ludens isolate Willacy chromosome 6, idAnaLude1.1, whole genome shotgun sequence contains the following coding sequences:
- the LOC128867619 gene encoding uncharacterized protein LOC128867619, translating into MRGNIRDCEPSTSCLRRNIYHLHLPLFVFDTIRLFQDHPKFARGLKESHIIDMLEKEGFACGDVEAQVRMALKELSSTGFVRFINNGYRTLGPFARLALARTTRQFNIAWDRLCELQKTSTTSLSSSSSSRSNAC; encoded by the exons atgcgTGGAAACATTCGCGATTGTGAGCCATCAACGTCATGTCTGCGCCGTAATATTTACCACCTGCATTTGCCTCTTTTCGTATTCGACACGATACGTCTGTTTCAGGATCATCCGAAATTTGCGCGCGGCCTAAAGGAGAGCCACATCATTGATATGTTGGAAAaaga agGCTTTGCTTGTGGCGACGTGGAGGCACAAGTGAGAATGGCGCTAAAAGAACTCTCTTCGACCGGATTTGTGCGCTTCATAAACAATGGCTACAGAACTCTGGGTCCATTTGCACGTTTGGCATTGGCCCGCACAACTCGGCAGTTCAATATTGCATGGGATCGACTTTGCGAATTACAGAAAACCAGCACCACTAGCTTGAGCTCGTCGAGTAGCTCACGCAGTAACGCTTGTTGA